In Fusobacteria bacterium ZRK30, the DNA window GGATCAAGAACATGCTAACTTGGACAAGGGACTGATTAAGAAAAAAGATATAAACTTTAACTACAGATATACAGGGGGAGAGGTAACTGTCTATGAGGTTACTGGAAAGGATTTAAAGGATTATTTAGAATGGTCGGCAGCTTATTATAACACTATAAAAGATGGAGACCTACTAATTAGTTTTGATTTAGATAGAAGAAGTGAAAAGTATGCTACCTTTGATTTTGCCAAAGGAGTTACCTATGATATCGATGTCAGAGAGAAGTCAGGAGATAGGATTAAAAATTTAGCCCTTCTAAATGGAACTCCTATCAAAGATAATACAAAAATTAAGTTGGGAATGAACTCATACAGAATGGAAAGAATGTTAGGTAAGGGTGGTGCTCTAGAAGGCAGAACTAATATTAAAAAAACATGGGATTCCAAAGAAGTATATGGTGAGATGGATGGTACAATTAGATATATGACAATGAAATATATTAAAGATGTCAAAGGTGGAATAATAGATATAGAAGCTAGTAATAACTGGAAAATTATTGGATTACCTGATAATAAAGATAGTAAATTAGCTAAAAAACTGTTAAATCAAGGTAAAATAAAACTGCACAACAAGGGAAGAGCAACTAATATATCTTCTATTACTCTAGAAGATATCAAAAAATAAAGTTAATATACAGCCACCTGTTCAATGAATTTGAATAGGTGGTTTTTTTTCAAATTAATAAAACTTAATTAAACCCTTGATAAATGGTTAAAACTGAGGTATATACATAGTATCAGGTTTTTATTTTATTCATCAATGGAGGGGGATATTATGACAGAGAAATGGGAAAAATTAATGGAATTAGTATCTGAAATTAATAAAAATAATTTTGAAGATTTTAATGACAACATTGTCTATCACTATTTTAGACGTTTTAAAAAAGAACTGCCTTTTAGCTTTGAAAGGCATCTAGCGAATATGAAAAAAGAAAAAAATACCAAATTTTTAAAAAGAAGTGATGTTTTAAGGGAAATTTTTTCAGATTTTCCTTTGGAGACTAGGGAAGATGTTATAAATTATTTTCTCTATAAATTCCATAAATACAAAGCATCGAAAAAAAGGATTTTAAAGCTAGAGGAATTCTTGGATAACAATAGAGAAGAGTTATTTAAAAAATAAGATAATAAAAAAACTGTAGATACTTACAGTTTTTTTTATATAGACAAAGTAGGGGTGGATAAAATGGAAAAAATAGCTATTATTTCAGATATACACGGGAATCTACCTGCTCTTTCAGCGGTGCTGGAAGATATCAAAAAAAGAGGTATAGAAAGAATATTTTGTTTAGGAGACCTTATAGGAAAAGGTCCTAGTTCGGCAAGTGTAGTTGACACAATAAGAGAAAACTGTGAATGGGTTGTCAAAGGAAACTGGGATTATTATGTTACTAAGGAAAATATTTCTAAGGAATTAGAGTGGCATCAAAATGAGTTAGGAGAGGAAAGACTGGAATATATAAAAAACCTCCCCCTCTATTTAGAGTTTTATATCAGTGGTAAATTAGTAAGATTATTTCATGCTTCACCTAAAGATCTTTTTCAGAGGACATATATTACTAATACCATGGATGAAAAAATGAAATTATTTGAGCCTCCCAGTGATTTTAAAAGAACTTCAGATATAGTGGGCTATGGAGATATTCATGGGGCATTTATAGACAATTTTAAAGGGAAGAGTTTATTTAATGTAGGTAGTGTAGGAAATCCACTAGAGATTCCTCAAGCATCTTATGCTATAATAGAAGGGCACTATCAATCAGCTAAATCTTCACCTATATTGACATCTTTGGTGAGAGTTCCCTACGATATAGAAAAATCTATCGCTGATGCAAGTGTTACAGATATGCCTAAAAAAACAGAATATATAAAAGAATTAAAAACAGCCGTATATCAACGGCATAAGGAGGAAGAATAGTGGATAAAGAGAGACTGATAAGCGCCTATATTGGCGAAAAAGAAAGTCTGGAAAAAACTAAAAAAACTTTAAACTGGTATAAAGACTCCTTTGAAAAGGGAGATCTTTCGGGAGGATTTTCGTGGAAATGGTCTTGGTGGTCATTTTTTGGAAATTGGTTGTACTTACTGTATAGAAAGTGTTATCTTGAGGGGATATCTTATTTTTTATTAGTCTATGTCTTAGGAGGAGCTGTAAATAAATATATGCCAAACCTGGCTGAAATGGTAAGTGGAGCATCGCTGTTTATCTGGCTGCTTTCAGGAGGGTTACTTCATAACCTTGTATATAGAAGATATTTAAAATCAAAAACTATTATAGAAAGCAAATCTGTTTCTAATGAAGAGATGGAGAGAGAGATGAAATCTATTGGGGGAACTGATAAAAGAGCTGTAATAATAGGTATTATAATCTATATTGCTGTGAATACAATGTTTAATCTATAATTTAGGGAGCAATTATTTAATTGCTCCCTTCTGTTTTAGTTATTTTATATAGGATAAAAACTCTGGAGCTGTCACTCTAGATACAGGCAGATCTTTAGACTTAGAGGATTCTATGACTGGTATTTTTTCAGGCCCCAATAAAAATATTTTTCTTTCACCTCTATTAATTAGAGACATCCCCAAGGAAATCCTCCTGTGAGGGTGTCTCCTACTACATGTCACAATAACATCTTCTGATAGATCCACTTCATTTTTTTCAAAGATAGATGCAGTATGACCATCATTTCCTACTCCTAAAAATATCAGATCAAAGGTGACCTCCCCTTTGAAGTGTTTTAAAAGATCATTTTCATACTCTTTTCTAGATCTTTCTATAGATGAGGAGTAATGGATGTGATGGATATTTTCATTGGGAATAGTAATATTTTCTAATAAAAATATATTTATCATATGGTAGTTGCTGTCTGAGTCATCTAATGGTACCCACCGTTCATCTACTAAAAAAATATTTATATTTTCCCAGTTTATATCTTCTGCAGCTAATAATTGAAATAATCTAATAGGGGTTTTACCTCCAGAAAAAGCTATGGATAACTTTTTTTTCCTCTTTAACTCAAACTTTATTATGTCTATAGCATTTAGGACCATGGATCTTTCAGATTCAAATATTTTTATAGGAATCATATTCTCCACTTCCTATCATCTTTTTCCAATAAGTGTCTACTTTCCACAGGTCCCCAAGTACCAGCAGGATAATTTGGGAATTTAAAGTTTATTTTATTGAAATATTCCACTATAGGATCTATGACTTTCCACATTTCCTCTATGCCGTCCTGTCTGGCAAATAATGTTAGATCCCCTTTTATACAGTCAACTATCAGTCTTTCATAAGCAGTGAGGGAGATAGTGTCTAATTTAGAATAATTAAAATTCATTTCTACCGGGTGGGGATAATTTTCAACTCCGGGATATTTCATATTTATTGATAGAGATATCTTTTCTTCAGGCTGGATAGAAAAAATAAGCTCATTGGCAAGTATATCTCTGCAAGTATTTCCAAATAATTTTAATGGTGGAGTTTTAAAAATGATTACTATTTCAGTTAATTTTTTATTCAGCCTTTTTCCTGCTCTTACATAAAATGGAACTCCTGCCCAACGCCAATTATCCACATGGAATTTACCTGAGAAAAAGGTTCCCATATTTGAATCTTTATCTACGTTTTTTTCATCTCTATATCCTGCAACATCTTCCTGTTTTATTTTTCCATGCCCATACTGGCCTAAGACTAAGTTTTCAGCCATATACTCTTCACTCATACTGGAAATATTTTTAAATATCTTTACTTTTTCATCCCTTATACAGTCGGCTTCAAAGTTAGTAGGCGGTTCCATGGATACCAGTGCTATAAGCTGCATCATGTGATTTTGAATGATATCTTTTAAAACACCGGCTTTTTCATAAAAACTTCCACGAGATCCGATCCCGATATCTTCTGCTACTGTAATTTGAACATGATCTATAAAGCTTCTATTCCATAGAGGTTCAAATATACTGTTTCCGAATCTAAAAAATAAGATATTTTGAACAGTTTCTTTTCCCAGATAATGATCGATTCTATAAATTTCATCCTCTTTAAATATTTTATGCAGATTATCATTTAAATTTATTGCAGATACAGTATCTATCCCAAAAGGTTTCTCCATGACAATTTTCTTTTTGAAAGGTTTGTCACAAAGTTCCAGACTTTGAATTAACTTTAAGATATTTTTTGCTAAATGTGGAGGAGTCGCCAGGTAAAATATTATTTGATATTTTTTTATATCTTTAAACTTACAAATATATTTATTTATATTATCTACACCCTCTAATTTTTCAGAATCTCCATTGATATAGTTAAATTTTTCTAAAAAACTATTCTCAATACTTACTTCTTCTCCTTTAAAAGTTCTCTCAACAGAAGTTTTTACCAAGGCCCTATATTCAGCTTGAGTTCTTTCTTTTCTACCGTAGGAAAGAATGTAGGAGTCATTATTTAATTTATCCAATTTAAAGAGGTTATAAAGGGCTGGAAGTAATTTTTTCTGACTTAAATCCCCTCCACCTCCAAAAATAATTAAAATAAAAGGCTGGGTATTTACCTCAATGCCCCCTGGGTCGCACAGTGTTTTCATATCTAAATCCATTCGATACCTCCTACTTCTCCTCTATACTATGTCCTCCGAACTCCTTCCTCAAACTTGCTAAAACTTTATCACTGAATGTTTCCTCTTTTCTGGACCTGAATCTTTGTAGTAGTGACAGGGTGATTACAGGTGCAGAAACATTGTTTTCCAATGCTTCTAATACTGTCCATCGTCCTTCTCCTGAATCCTCTACCCAGCCTTTGACATTGTTTAGATCAGGGTCATTTTTAAACATATCCTTGGTTAGATTTAATAAAAAGGACTCGATAATACTTCCATGCTGCCATACATTTGAAACCTTATCAAGGTCTATATTAAATCCTTTCTTAGATTTTAAGATCTCAAATCCTTCGGCATAGGCCTGCATCATCCCATACTCAATACCATTATGTATCATCTTCACAAAATGGCCGCTGCCACTTTCCCCTATATATTCATATCCCTCTGGAGCACTCAAATCCTTTAAAATTGGAACTACTACATCAAAGGACTCTCTCTCTCCTCCAGCCATTAAGCAATATCCGTTTTCAAATCCCCAAAGTCCTCCACTGGTTCCTATATCTAGTAGATTTATTGATCTTTCCTTTAATAGTGCTGCTGTATTTATACTGTCTTTATAATTGGAGTTACCACCATCTATGACTATGGCACCTTTTTTTAATTTTTTTCCAAGTTCCATTAAAACATTATTAGTAGGATCCCCAGAGGGAATCATAACCCAAACTATAGGAGTTTCATGGGTATTTATCTCTTCTATGAATCTATCCATATCATCAAATCCTATCCCTCCATTTTCTACCATAAGATCAATCTTATCCCGATGGTGTTCATACACGAAAACCTGGTGATTATATCTTAATAATCTCAGGGCAATCTTTCCTCCCATCTTACCCAAACCTATGATACCTATCTTCATATCCCTACCTCCTAGTCGTGTTATAGTCTTTTCTATATACTAAATAAATCTTTTAAAACCTTTTAAAATTTAGTATTTCTAGCATTTCTATGAAACATTAGGTATACTAGTAATGAGTTTAATAATAGGAGGAGAAAGATGCATATTAAAAACTTAAAAATTAAAAATTGGAAATCTATAGATGAAACTCATATAGAATTTGAAAACTTCTTATTATTTATAGGACAGAGTAACCACGGTAAATCAAACATTTTATCTGCTATACTCTTATTTTTTGATAAGATAACATTTAAGAATAAACATAGCTACCGTATGAATATCCCTACAGAACTTATTCTTACTTTTGACAGTCTGAGGTTAAAGGAACTAAATGTTTTTAAGGGAATAAAAAATTCAGAGGATGAAATTGTCATAAAAAAAGTTCTTTCTGCAGATAAAAAAGAATATTTTTATAAAAAAGATA includes these proteins:
- a CDS encoding metallophosphatase family protein, with protein sequence MEKIAIISDIHGNLPALSAVLEDIKKRGIERIFCLGDLIGKGPSSASVVDTIRENCEWVVKGNWDYYVTKENISKELEWHQNELGEERLEYIKNLPLYLEFYISGKLVRLFHASPKDLFQRTYITNTMDEKMKLFEPPSDFKRTSDIVGYGDIHGAFIDNFKGKSLFNVGSVGNPLEIPQASYAIIEGHYQSAKSSPILTSLVRVPYDIEKSIADASVTDMPKKTEYIKELKTAVYQRHKEEE
- a CDS encoding DUF2628 domain-containing protein; translation: MDKERLISAYIGEKESLEKTKKTLNWYKDSFEKGDLSGGFSWKWSWWSFFGNWLYLLYRKCYLEGISYFLLVYVLGGAVNKYMPNLAEMVSGASLFIWLLSGGLLHNLVYRRYLKSKTIIESKSVSNEEMEREMKSIGGTDKRAVIIGIIIYIAVNTMFNL
- the pgl gene encoding 6-phosphogluconolactonase; this encodes MIPIKIFESERSMVLNAIDIIKFELKRKKKLSIAFSGGKTPIRLFQLLAAEDINWENINIFLVDERWVPLDDSDSNYHMINIFLLENITIPNENIHHIHYSSSIERSRKEYENDLLKHFKGEVTFDLIFLGVGNDGHTASIFEKNEVDLSEDVIVTCSRRHPHRRISLGMSLINRGERKIFLLGPEKIPVIESSKSKDLPVSRVTAPEFLSYIK
- the zwf gene encoding glucose-6-phosphate dehydrogenase is translated as MDLDMKTLCDPGGIEVNTQPFILIIFGGGGDLSQKKLLPALYNLFKLDKLNNDSYILSYGRKERTQAEYRALVKTSVERTFKGEEVSIENSFLEKFNYINGDSEKLEGVDNINKYICKFKDIKKYQIIFYLATPPHLAKNILKLIQSLELCDKPFKKKIVMEKPFGIDTVSAINLNDNLHKIFKEDEIYRIDHYLGKETVQNILFFRFGNSIFEPLWNRSFIDHVQITVAEDIGIGSRGSFYEKAGVLKDIIQNHMMQLIALVSMEPPTNFEADCIRDEKVKIFKNISSMSEEYMAENLVLGQYGHGKIKQEDVAGYRDEKNVDKDSNMGTFFSGKFHVDNWRWAGVPFYVRAGKRLNKKLTEIVIIFKTPPLKLFGNTCRDILANELIFSIQPEEKISLSINMKYPGVENYPHPVEMNFNYSKLDTISLTAYERLIVDCIKGDLTLFARQDGIEEMWKVIDPIVEYFNKINFKFPNYPAGTWGPVESRHLLEKDDRKWRI
- the gnd gene encoding decarboxylating 6-phosphogluconate dehydrogenase — encoded protein: MKIGIIGLGKMGGKIALRLLRYNHQVFVYEHHRDKIDLMVENGGIGFDDMDRFIEEINTHETPIVWVMIPSGDPTNNVLMELGKKLKKGAIVIDGGNSNYKDSINTAALLKERSINLLDIGTSGGLWGFENGYCLMAGGERESFDVVVPILKDLSAPEGYEYIGESGSGHFVKMIHNGIEYGMMQAYAEGFEILKSKKGFNIDLDKVSNVWQHGSIIESFLLNLTKDMFKNDPDLNNVKGWVEDSGEGRWTVLEALENNVSAPVITLSLLQRFRSRKEETFSDKVLASLRKEFGGHSIEEK